ACAATCTGATAAGCACGCATCTCCGCATTTCGATACAGAAGAAACATCACTATAGTTAGCTATTACTGAAGATTCAGAAAAATAATNNNNNNNNNNNNNNNNNNNNNNNNNNNNNNNNNNNNNNNNNNNNNNNNNNNNNNNNNNNNNNNNNNNNNNNNNNNNNNNNNNNNNNNNNNNNNNNNNNNNNNNNNNNNNNNNNNNTGCTGAACCATTGAAATCCTAAACTGTGATGATGATGTTTGGTTTTCATGTTGTCCATTGCATTTTCCAACTAAAGATGAATTCTCATAGCATTGGCTTTGACCATCTATTCCAACTTTAGAAGTTCCTGGTAAGCAAGTGCAAGAGGCTTTTGTCTTAGTTCTATCCAATTTACAAACACCATTGCCACAAATGCCACCAATATCACATGGATTTGAAACTGCAGCCCATTGTGACACCCATTGTTTCGACCCGTTTACGTCTTCCCATCGGTATAACCGCAAATTTCCATTATCTTCAAGTGTCAGTCTCCTAAGAACAGTTAATGGTGTAGACTGATGAATTGCAGAAGCCAAACCtgcatcatcattatcattctTATACACATAAACTGCACCATCAGAAGACTCTCCATATACAATTCCAAAGCTTCCAGCTTGATCTAAAACTGCAATAACTTCGCCGGTTACATTTGATATATCAGGACCTTTCCAATAGGAATAGTTTGTGTATGATGATTCATAAAGTTGGTAACTTTCTGGAAGATTGTAAGTTAGTGCAAGGCTTAAGGAAGTTGGTTGTTGAAGCATTTTGAGAGCATAGTAGCTGCCACCATTAGAGGAAGATTTGGATGATGTTAATTGTGAAGAAACTGTTAGAGGCTGATTTGGAAGGAGTGTGTCAGAAGGTTGAGAAAAACTCTGCCACACAGGGTGGTTGTTTGTGTTGTGAAGGATGAAGTTTCCAGATTCTGACATGATTGCTGATTCTACATTCACACCTGAGGTGTTTGAGGACCATATGGTGATGTCTTTGTCCATTAGTACGAGGTTGCCTGTGGTGTCAAGCTCCAAAATTGCATCTTTAGATATAGGAGAGTCACTGTTTGGATTGgatggagaaagaaaatgaattatatGCTGGCAACTTGGTAGAGATAGATAGATATGATCATAATTCATAACCTGCATAAGCTTTTTTAAATACTGTTTTgataaataacttaattaaaatCTTATCGTATAAATGCTTATGCACaaattatttctataataaaataaagttaaatagtTTTTAGGTAAGATGGAGTTATGATTAATGACTTTTTATTTGTACAAGTCAAAAAGTCAAAACTAACCATCTAAACTGCACTGTTGACATTTTCCTTAGCcatctaattattttttcaattaaatcatAATAGGACTATGAAAATAGAAGTTACCATGTTTTGTGTGAAAAGTTGAACCGGGATATCATTTCAGTGTAATGAAAAACAATTTATGAGATTATAAGGCTCTACAATCCCATGTTTAATCATGGATTAGTGTATCtgttttcttaaaaatgaagttattttcaaaataaaattatattcatctgaaaattttaattattttaatattatgatTTATGATACACTTtacattaaacactttaataAACTTTTTCAATATGTTTAGATGTACATGTAAAAAAGAATCAGTATTAAACTATTAATGCATATCATAGTTTTTAGTTGTCGTCCAAAATCTCCCGAGTAGAAAATCATAGAAGTACAGAGGAGTGGACTGTGGTCAAGACTAAATTTAGTTACATGCAAActttaattttcacaaacataCATCATTGGATTTTTggatatatatacattaatcaGTTAATATAAAAGAGAGTATGATTTATAACACAAAAAGTAgtgatattaattaataataggaGTACCTATTGGGTGACCAAACTAAAGTTCGATTTCCTGGAAGCCTAGCAAACCAAATGCCCAAAGTGAACAATCGATTATCAGTATATGATGGAGTGAATCCCATAGCAAATGTGCCATTATCAGAAACCCAAACTTGGTCCTTACTAGCCAATAATCTTGAGCCCAATCCAATCTGGCTCGAAATGCAGCTACAAAAACAACCTAggaacaaagtaacaacaatccAATAACACGTAAATGACGAAGTAGCACTTGCCATGACAAGGTGGTACACAAATATTACTGAAAGAACCAAGCTAGCAAAATGGTTTGGCATGATGTTTTATATAAGGGGGGTGTAATTAATAAGTGTAAGTGGTGTAGTGTTCTATTTGGAGAAGAAAAACATAGAAATTGAACACGTGGTTAGTGGTGGGTGAACTATAAGTTTGAAAAAATGTGGCTTAATGTGTGGTCGGCAAAATGGatataatttcatatatatatggTGGCATGGCatggttcattttttttttttttttgtcttttcaaATGGTAAATTCAGATTTATGACTCACCTAAAGATTTAAAGCTATACAGCATTGACACGTAGTTGTTGCAACTAATAATAATTTGCTACTATTATAAGACGAGGCTGAATCTTGTTTGCATTTCACACTTCACACTTTGAAAAATGGGATGCCTGCAAGTACATTTTTGTATACGATGGTAATTATTGAGCAACTAGCCTACTCATGTTTAATTGAGATAAATAAATGGATGGGAAGATGGTGATGTaccacaaaaaatataaattactgctcatttttttgttacaatttaGATATTGAATGATGGCTACCgtgtaatattaaattattgatGCTAGAAACATACTGACTTAAAACTTCAGATTCTTTTTGAAAGTTTAGAGAAGAGAggagataaattttttacttttatccgactaatatatttttaattttaagtttattattataaagagaTTCTAATTTTTTGAAGAACTTATTTTTAAGTTCTCACTATTATAAACATATCATTTTcaaatactattataaacataatgttttagtaaaaaaaaaaaaaattattctcaaggattattatttttcactttcTTAAGAAAAGTAAATCTTAGTAATTATTAGTAGTTATGTTAATTTTCAAGATCCAACATGAGtcattttatttaaacattCAATATTTCTTAGTTTATTAATCAACGAAATCAATTTCACAAGTCTTTCactttttcttttgtctttccaatttttttaaagtcttcTTCTCTACTCACCTTGTAGATTCTCTAGCCTTAATTTCAACTTTAGaagatataaaattgattttagaaaCATGTAAGTAACTTTGACACAATTAGGTGTTGTCaagttttatataataaaaagtattgttaggtaaaatcattttcatataagaaaatatatacaCTAAATAAACTAGTcgcatttaaaaaatattattacaactttataaattatttttcatctatgtgttttttgaaaagtatttttcaaatgTATGTTATAAGTTATAACGTATCATATCTTTCTAGAAGCTCTCTCGAACAATGTTTATATaagtagataaatttaaataatccAAACATCTCTATATGTGTCAGATGTACGAAGGTTTATCCAAAATTGGATGTCTTATGTTGAACTTGATGATTTTTAGTCAAAATAGACAACGGAAATGTGAGCCGTTGGATAAATATCCAACGAGTCACAATTCAGTACTGCGACAAATGCACGAAAACATTAGTGCAGAGATCACAATCCATCTGAACCCTTGTGATATGAAGGGGCAAGAGAAATCGAAAAGGCGAGGTTAATTCCCCGTTTATCCATTTGATTTGATAAACATTGGGTATGAGTTTTGGTTCCATTCCGATGATAAGAAGACGTTCGATAACTGCAATTGCTTGATTACTGTGAAAAGGAGAGAAGGAAACCATTTTCAATCGATCAATCTCCAGATTGCGTGTGGATTTTGGTTTTGGTGTTGTAGCCATTACATTAGCCATGTCCACTACCATATCTTCCCTCCCCTTTTCTCTCCCTATCCGCCACAATTCTAGGGTTTCTCGTTTCAATCCAATCTCTTCTCGCATTAAATTCCAATCACTCACCTTTTCTACTAACGTAAGTACCCTCTCTCTCTTTTTCATACATATTTCCCTCCAAGTTGATGGCTTAATTGCTTTgtggatttttttaattactatttggatatttaatttaattataggCTTAGTTGGATTGCGATGtttatttttagtttcatttataattaattacttttgaatcATTTTTCCAATACAGAAACGGAGAGTGTTGTGTTTTAGGCATGAAAACATTCCATCGGAAACTAATGGCTCTGAGTTCAAAGAAGATAAATTGTCAGAAGATTTGGTCAAGTTTAAAGGGGACCACTCCAAACACCTGAAAAAAGATTGGCTTGCTTCTCTCCATACGgtattcattttcattttcattttttatatccATATTTCGTGGAGATAATAATAGTCAGCAGTATAAGCtacattaaattattcatttgcTATATCTTAGTATCTGTGTTTTGCTTTAATGATTTGAAGTTGctgatttatttaattaaattttctaCACCTTGCTCATTTCTGCACTATGTTCATCCTGTATCAGTATGCACCATCGAATCACAAAAAAACGATTGTGTTttttctccttattattaaaataatgtgATTGAAGGGGAGCCTTGCCATAGTGGTAAGCGTTGCTGCAATGCGATTAAGAGGTCACTAAGTTTGGATCATGGATTGGAATCAGCCTCTTGCAACTGTGAAATAAGATTGTCTGTAATACACTCATATTGAGTCTGACCCTTTCCTATACTCTTCTATGATGGGAGACTGGGAGTTCTAAATCATTAGGTTGCTCTTTTTATTTCTATCATGTGCTTGATGAAGCAAAACATCACTCTGTTATGCCGAAATTATTATGAGCAGTGATAAAGTGAGGAACTTGATGTTCGGTTAAGTATTTACGAGCTCCTTAATACAATCATAAGTGTTGATCTATCTAATCCGTTAATAACTtctcatcaaaattttaatcttcTTAAGCCTTCCCCATGTGTCGTGTCTACTAAATCACCAATGTACTCATCCTGCAAATTTGCAGATAAATTTGACACGCCATTCTGAGTTTATCCAGAGAACAATCTGAAGTACCTGGAGTTTCCTTTGGGTTCATTCCCCTTTCCATGTTTGCAATTGACTACCCATAGCTAAAGTAAGATTTTGTTTGGATATAGGGACAGTTACGTAGTTAGACTTGGAAGGAATGTTTTGTATAAATAGGAGAAATAAGAGTAGAGAAAGACATTTAGATTTGTAAACATTGAGCGAATAGAGAACGGGTTCTGTTTTCAAGGGGGGAGGGGGGGAATAGCAAGTCAAGGAAATCAAATTTGCCAGTCCAGAAACTGAAGTACACAGATCGGTTGCAGCAATGAAGTTTCAGGCTTTCATACTTTTCACCACTTTCAGGCGCGAAAGATTTGTGTcgtgcattttcaatttttagatTGCAATCTTCATTACGATAGTGCAGTTAAGTAGTTAAAGGGAATACTTTCTATAAATAGGAGAAATATGAGTATAGAAATTATGTTCTTTCTTTTCCTAGGTTCGTAACAGTTTTCAACTGTAAAGATAATAGATACGGTCACAATCATGAACCGAACTCattttcattcttcttatttcaACAAACAGTTTATGATGTTAAAGGGAAAAAATAAGACTTTACACTGTCGTGTGAGGATGaacagagaagaaaaataatgtattaaagAGAATTGGTGTTATTAGAAAAgctaaataaaaaactagttttTCTCTTCGGTAATTAGCAATGGGCTCTAGAATTAGATAATCTCTAGAATTAATAAAGAtgtattttcaattattatattaaaactaaatCAAAAACCTAAATTTAATGtaagtattatatatatatatatatatatatatttcttgtcTTGATACCTGTTTAGCTCATGTCATTGTGCTTCTTCCAATTGATTTGAATTATTCTTGAAAGAAATTTTAACATTATCAAACTATTAAACATCAATCTCCTTTTAACTCTTCATTGTTTGTTTCTAACTTAGTAGTTTAACGATGCAAACATCTTTACAGTGTCTCAGGaattttaaaagtattgtttttaACGTTCCAGATCATAAATACTGTTCTTGATGTGGAACCTTGGAAAGTTCCTTGGACAGCAAAGACCATTATTCAGGTAAAGTGTATCCTTTCTTATCATTTGTATATCATTTCCAATTTGACCCATACTTCAAATATGTTTATTACTCCAGATTGCAGATCCACTCCTGCCTGTTCACCTTATAAATGACCATTCATATGTTTTGCGTGTAAAACTAAAAAGGCTTGAAATGGCCATTCCATTCGTATGTTTCTCCCTGTTTCTGTTGGGATGAAAGGGGATTCTTGACTACCAAGAATGAGATGATTATACAGCTTTACCCTATTTTCTTTTTGGCAAAACAATAAGAGTTATCCCTTCATCTTTGAGACAAACAATCATTTATGGTTAAAAATCACTATTAtaataaacatttaatttttaccAGTTTCATTGTTTAAAATTTGCTAAAAATTAGTAAATTAGTCTTTCACAAATTAATGTTAAGGATTTTTTTTACAGAATGTTActgaaaatatttaaacaaacttaaaataatgaataataatgTCTTTTCGTTTCTAAATTCACGtggaaaaatgtaaaatatttacatttgtTTAATAATTGTAGTAGTTGATTTGACAGGGGTTATTGATGTCATTCATTTACAATTATGTTCCTATTCCATGTACAAATATAAGAAATGTTTTAAAATCACGATGTTAGGAAGCAAACTAAGTTGGATTCTGCAGGTTATGCTCCTCTGGATTGCCTCATTCTGGTTGGTAGGATCTTGGATAGTTCCATTTTTAGCTTACGTAGCAGGGTTTAGAAAGGATTCACTTTCATACAGAGGACAAGCATTGTACAGCCTCTTGACAGACGTCGCCGAAGGTGTGGTTGGCATAGCAATACTTCATCGCTGTCTTGCAAAGTTTAAACCACTGTCGTCCGACTGGTTCAAGTTTGAACTCAAAGGGAAGTGGCAGTTTGATGTCGGTTTCGGTTGCCTGATGTTCCCCCTCATCAATCATCTATCACAAATGAACCTGAATTTGTTGCCTGTCCTTCAGTATGCTCCAGTTACGGTCTCGAGTGTAGAGCAATCCATTGTAGCACGAGACCCTGTGGCAATGGCACTCTATGCAGTGGTAGTTTCAGTTTGTGCCCCAATATGGGAGGAGGTTGTCTTCCGTGGTTTCCTTCTCCCATCTTTAACCAAGTACATGCCTGTGTGGAGTGCAGTAATAGTTAGCTCAGTAGCATTTGCCTTGGCACATTTTAACATTCAGAGGATGCTGCCACTTGTATTTCTTGGTATGGTCATGGGTGCTGTCTTTGTACGGTCTAGGAACCTCTTGCCGTCAATGTTGTTGCATAGTTTGTGGAATGCTTTTGTATTTATGGATctcatgaaataaaatatattttttactcttTTCTTTACTCCTGAAATGACAAacgagtaaaaaaaaaagtggtctTGGGGGTTACATTGAAAATCTCACCACGAACACAAACACTCATCAAGTCCCACAACTACAAAAATACAAAAGTGAATTTTAATGGTTAGATCTCCAATATCACTTTCTCATGTTGAGTTCCAACAAGGAGgattcaaatatattataaatgcaAATGATTTGTCCACCTTCAATGTTTTTCTAGCAATTTTATTTAAGAGAGtgctaatattattatttgaatgaTAAGTGTTAGAAACTCTAGTAGTCTTTATTATGGCTACCTTGCATTGACTTCATTGCATCTTTCAGTACCTTCATTGATGGAAAGGGGTGTTTTGACTGTTGAGATCTTACATAGACGAAAATTATGAACAAAGTAGTCATTATAAGACTTGAGCAATCTTTATCCCTTGACCTAGTTTTTGAGGTTGAGTTAGAGCATAACTCAAAATGATACTGGAGCTTAGCATTAGATCTATTATTGAACCACCCACATTTGTCACTTGTCATTACATCGTCGAGTACCTTCATTGTGCTGGGTGTGGGGAATGTGTTGAGATCCATTCCATAATAAACTAGAGATATGGCTAAGATAATCATTAGAAGGTTTGTGCAATTCTTACTCCTTGAGACGCCCTCTGAGTGGAACTAGACTTGGCTCAAAATGGTATCAGTGCTTATTTAGATCTGTTATTTGACTTATTGGGTCATATGCATTGTCTATGCTTGCTTACCCGTATTTGTCATTTGTCCATGCTCCAAAGCTAAAGCTACCTTAGGCTGCCTCACATGCATGTATTTGACAATGTTTCACCCAAAGCGTAAGCTTCAAAGTTTCAACTTTGAAAGTCTACTGTTGACATAATGTCAGGATAAAATATTTCACAATTGTTAATCTCTGACATCTGAATAACGAAGAATAACTCGAGCAGGAAAATACAGAATCGaataattgttgttgttgatagcCTCCATACTCCATAGTGGTTAACATCCTTTCAACCAGGACCCACAATGAGACTTGATGACAAATAGTTATGGAATGAATACATGTGGTTTGCTAAAGGCCTATAGCCACATTATATCTGCTAAATGAGCTGGTTTGTCACGATTCTCCATTGTGAAATTTATTTGCAACTGTATTCTGTCAATTTCTATCAAAAAAAATACTTGTGCTATATTTGGGGTCCTTGGTGCTTGCTGGAACGGTGTAACATTCTTTTCAGAATGAGAGTAGTGCATTAATGAAAGTTGTATTTAGTAGCAAATAACTCATTGTCCTAAACGGGGACATAAAAGAGGGGACCGATTGGTTTCAAGTCATTTGCCATGCTGGCTTACTAACTTTTGTCCCATGAAACTTTGTTCATGTTTTCTTTATCCGACAACAGCAGGGACCCTTGTCTGCTATTTTACAATTTCTGAAAGTTGCTTGACGAAACCAATTCGTTCATCTTGGGATGCTGACAAGGACCTCCCCTTTTATAATCATTTAAGGGGGTATTTTGGTCTACAACTAGTTATGATACAAAAGCTTATATAAGTTGGAGAGGTAATCAGAGTGTATATTTGGTTTGCGGTTAGATTGACAAAATCACGGCAaaccattttaattttgtaaaaatatgtttgattttaCAATGGAATTTGATTCGCGGTTAGATCGATAAAATCACGGCAAACCATCTTAATTTTGTAGAAAAATGTTTGGTTTTACGATGAAGTTGACAAAATTACAATGTGTTCAGCAATTAATTCTAACTGAAAACGGAACATTCACACgctgtaattttttaaaaattacggAAGCTCAATACCACCGTAAAATCTAATATACAGTATGCCAGTAAAGTTAAGTTGAAATGTTTGTGTTTTCAACATTTGTTTTattgctaaaataaaatttgaaggtGGATGAGAATTGAATAGTAAACTGGATGTTGgctgttttcataaattaacTCTGAGAAATTTTCATGAGATATATcgtaaaaaataacattataaaaaaattatgacatgAGATACTTGAAACAAAAGTCCAAATAAGTTATTTCCAAACACCTTTAAAAGCTCAAAAATAAGATTTGCAGCACCTCGCTCAGATGCTAGTGGAGGAAAAAGCCTGAAATTTCCATTATGTAAGAACTTCATGATAGCTTTCTCTATTTTTACAAGATCAGGATATTCTCGTGATAGTTATTCATTCTTTCAGATTTCAgaagtttgttttgttttggtgGTTAGATTTTGGAAGTATCCCTCTATTTCTTTTCAAATATCTgttttttagaaaaacaaatattctttttatttatctttatgaAGTTCAACactttttgttcaataatgaattatttatttgaacattccacgtatattaaaaaaaatatataaataaaaaaatattacttttattaaatgacattaatgtattcattattataataaatgcaaaattaaatatattaactttaaagtaatacaaataatatttgtcagaaaatataataaaaaaaaatacttggtATTGCATTGCAAAAAATGAGagtcattaattttttagataattattttatgaatgcAGCATTCATCGTGGGATAGAGGGTGTattaactattgatttgtaaaaAATCTCCCAAATAAATTATCGCCCAAATAAATAAACGGATTGAAATGATGAATCGTTaaggaaatataattttttttatccaatatcaaaatttaatagtttCTTTAGTATGTATGCacaatattaaaacaaaaacatttaaaCTAAATAGCATTTTTGAACTTAAactataacaataatttttgtaaaaagaaagaGGATAACAATAATGCCACGTATGCTGGCAATTGGTGGTTAAGTTATGATATATGActtttataaagagaaagacTTGTCCATCGCTTTTGAGATTGTGATTTCTGAGTGTCGTGTGGCGTTATGCAAATCGGTTtgtatttatcatatttttgcattttatttgtgatttgttttttaaaaaatatttatcatattttatctgtgatttgttttaaaaaattaattttattttacattttaaataattgatcaTTTAGCTAATATTGTGCACActccttttacaacgcttttatatttgaaaaatgttgTTCAATCTATAATAATTAGAGTGGATAATTAAGTCTCAAAATTTAAagtctctttaaaaaaagctccctattaaaactttaatataaatttttttattcagaCAATTTTTTGAGATCTTggttcattattttattatttattatgcattaaattttttaaatttatttatttatttttataaaattataaaaataatttctcaaaaaaataaaaaaaaattcaaataattgtttttcgaaaaaattatcaaaacttcttttttatttgaaaaaaattgaaatttttgctcaaaaaaaaaattgacattattt
The genomic region above belongs to Cicer arietinum cultivar CDC Frontier isolate Library 1 chromosome 4, Cicar.CDCFrontier_v2.0, whole genome shotgun sequence and contains:
- the LOC101505330 gene encoding uncharacterized protein, with the protein product MSTTISSLPFSLPIRHNSRVSRFNPISSRIKFQSLTFSTNKRRVLCFRHENIPSETNGSEFKEDKLSEDLVKFKGDHSKHLKKDWLASLHTIINTVLDVEPWKVPWTAKTIIQVMLLWIASFWLVGSWIVPFLAYVAGFRKDSLSYRGQALYSLLTDVAEGVVGIAILHRCLAKFKPLSSDWFKFELKGKWQFDVGFGCLMFPLINHLSQMNLNLLPVLQYAPVTVSSVEQSIVARDPVAMALYAVVVSVCAPIWEEVVFRGFLLPSLTKYMPVWSAVIVSSVAFALAHFNIQRMLPLVFLGMVMGAVFVRSRNLLPSMLLHSLWNAFVFMDLMK